GAGCGCCTTGACGTCGGCGCTGGCGCGTTCGCGGTCCTGCCAGAGCGTCAGCAATTTACTGACCTCTTCCAGTGAAAACCCCAGGTCGCGGGAGCGCTTGATGAAGGCCAGCGTGTGCAGATCGTCCGTGCCGTAGATCCGGTAGCCGCTGTCGGTGCGATGGGCTGCCCTGAGCAGACCGATGGATTCGTAATACCGGATCATCTTCGCGCTAAGGCCGCTCTGGCGGGCCGCTTGGCCGATGTTCATCGCTTGTCCTCCAAGTGCTTGGGTGTCCAGAACTTCAACAATAATGCATTGCTCACCACGCTGACGCTGGACAGCGCCATCGCTGCGCCGGCCAGTACCGGATTGAGCCAGCCGAAGGCTGCCAGCGGGATGCCGATCAGGTTGTAGACGAAGGCCCAGAACAGATTCTGGCGGATCTTGGCGTAGGTCTTGCGGCTGATGTCCAATGCCGCTGGAACCAGGCGCGGATCACCGCGCATCAGGGTGATGCCGGCGGCGTGCATCGCCACGTCCGTGCCGCCGCCCATGGCAATGCCGATGTCGGCGGCGGCCAGCGCGGGGGCGTCATTGATGCCGTCGCCGACCATGGCCACCACCGCGTTCTTTTTCAATGCTTGAACAATGGCGGCCTTATCAGCCGGCAACACTTGCGCGTGGACATTGGCGATCCCCAGCGCTTGCGCGACCACCTGGGCACTGCCGCGGTTGTCCCCGGTGAGCAAGTGGCTTGTGATATCGCGTTGATTCAACGCTTGCACGGCGGCGCTGGCGCCGGGCTTCAGGGTATCGCCGAAGGCGAACAGGCCCAGGACCCGTGGGGCGGCACCTTGTTCGATCAGCCAGGAAAGGGTTCGACCTTCGGCTTCCCAGGCTTGGGCCGATTCCCCCAGCGAACCGGAAGTCAGGCCCAGCTCCTCCAGCAGGCGTTGATTGCCCAAGGCCAGGCGACGTCCGTCGAGGCTGCCGGCAATGCCGCGCCCGGTGAGAGACTGGCTTTCGCTGATGTCCGGTACGGTCAAGCCACGCTCGCTGCAGGCGTCCAGCACCGCTTTGGCCAAGGGATGCTCGCTGCCGCGTTGCAAGGCGCCGGCCAGGCTCAGCAGGGTGTCTTCGTTTCCATCAAGGGCGGCCAGGTGAGCGATGCGCGGCGTGCCGGACGTCAGGGTCCCGGTCTTGTCAAAGACCACCGTGCTGACTTCATGAGCGCGTTCCAGCGCCTCGGCATCCTTGATCAGAATTCCATGGCGGGCGGCCACGCCGGTACCGGCCATGATCGCCGTCGGTGTCGCCAGGCCCAGGGCGCATGGGCAGGCAATCACCAGCACGGCGACGGCATTGATCAGCGCGGTTTCCAGCGGTGCCCCGTACAGCCACCAGCCGATCAACGTGGCGAGGGCCAGGATCAATACGACCGGCACGAACACTTGGCTGATTTTATCCACCAGTTTCTGGATAGGTGCCTTGGCTGCCTGGGCGTCTTCCACGAGCCGGATGATGCGCGCCAGGACCGTCTCGGCGCCCAGGGCCTGGGTGCGCACCAGCAAGCGGCCCTCACCGTTGATCGCGCCGCCGGTGATTTTATCGCCGGGCTGCTTGGGCACGGGCAGGCTTTCGCCGCTGATCAGCGCCTCGTCGGCATGGCTCTGGCCTTCGATCACCTCACCGTCCACCGGGAAACGTTCGCCGGGCTTGACCAACACCAGGTCATCCAAGCGCAGGGCGCTGATGGCCACGTCCCGTTCTTCGCCTTCAATCACTTGGATTGCCCGCTCCGGCCGCAAGGCTTCGAGGGCGCGAATGGCGCTGGCGGTTTGTCGTTTGGCGCGGCTTTCCAAATATTTGCCGAGCAATACCAGGGCGATCACTACGGCTGAGGCTTCGAAATACAAATGCGGCATGCTGCCGGGCTGGGCAATCGCCCATTCGTAGAGACTCAGGCCGTAACCTGCGCTGGTCCCCAGGGCGACCAGCAGGTCCATGTTCCCGGCTCCGGCGCGTACCGCTTTGAAAGCTGCGATGTAAAAACGCGCTCCGAAAATGAATTGCACTGGCGTCGCCAGCGCGAATTGCACCCAGGCCGGCAGCATCCAGTGGACGCCGAACGGCTGTAACAGCATCGGCAACACCAACGGGACGGACAGCAGGATCGCCATCAGCAAGGCCAGGCGTTCGCGGCGCAGGTGATCGGTTTGGTTTTTTTGAGGCGTCTCGGCCTGCCACACGCTGGCGTCGTAACCGGCGCGCTTGACCGCATCGATGAGCGTTTGCGGATCAACCTGGCCGAGCAGTTCGAGGTGCGCCCGCTCGTTGGCGAGGTTGACGCTGACCCGGTTCACTCCGACGACTTTACCCAACGCTCGTTCGATGCGCCCGACGCAGGACGCGCACGTCATGCCTTCGATGCTCAATTCCAGGGTGTGGACAGGGACGCTGTAGCCGGCCTGTTCGACGGCTCGCATCAGCGCCGGCAAGCTGTCCGCCGGGGCCTGGATTCGCGCCTGCTCGGTCGCCAGGTTGACACTGACGGCACTGGCGCCGGCGACTTTGCTCAAGGCTCGCTCGACCCGCCCGGCACAGCTGGCGCAGGTCATGCCGGAGATCGGCAGATCGAAGGTAGTGGATTCGGACATGGGTCACGCTCCCTGTAGTGGATGTCCACAGGATCAACCTTGCCATGTTGGCAAGGTCAAGCGCCATCGAGAAATCAGAAACAATCATGTGGGAGCGAGCTTGCTCGCGATAGCGGTGTACCCGTCAACAAATCTGTCGCCTGATCTATTGCTATCGCGAGCAAGCTCGCTCCCACAGGGGCAATCAGAAAATCAGTAACCGAGCCCGGCCTGCTTGAGATACATGCCTTGTTCATTCATGGCGATGCGGTATTTCAGAATGTCGCCGGCCTTGAGCGTAATCTCCTGCGACCCGGGGGCGAGCATGCCTGGATTACAACCCGGCGCCTGGCCTGGCAACAACTTGAGTCGCAAGGAGAACCGACCCGGCGGCAGATTGAAAGACGTGCTGGCCTCCTGGAACAGCCGGGCGGTGAGTTGGTCCTGGATATAGATGCCGATTTCGCAGGACGTCGCCACTTCCAGGCGCTCGCGGGAAATGATCAGCACGCCGTAATCTTCTCCGGCAGCCGATGCCTGGGGGGCCATTGCTGAAAGACCGAGCATGCAAAACAGGCTGAACGCTGACCAGCGCATGGCTGAACCTCCGGTGTGAGATCTTCAATAAGTGCAGCTTGGCCGAGCTCGGCGCCGATTGCCAGCCCGGCAGTTTTTGGCAAAACTTGACCTTGCCATGATGGCAAGCTTGAGACTGTGGGCAACCCAATCCCAAGGAGTCATTTCATGCAGAT
This genomic interval from Pseudomonas alvandae contains the following:
- a CDS encoding heavy metal translocating P-type ATPase; this translates as MSESTTFDLPISGMTCASCAGRVERALSKVAGASAVSVNLATEQARIQAPADSLPALMRAVEQAGYSVPVHTLELSIEGMTCASCVGRIERALGKVVGVNRVSVNLANERAHLELLGQVDPQTLIDAVKRAGYDASVWQAETPQKNQTDHLRRERLALLMAILLSVPLVLPMLLQPFGVHWMLPAWVQFALATPVQFIFGARFYIAAFKAVRAGAGNMDLLVALGTSAGYGLSLYEWAIAQPGSMPHLYFEASAVVIALVLLGKYLESRAKRQTASAIRALEALRPERAIQVIEGEERDVAISALRLDDLVLVKPGERFPVDGEVIEGQSHADEALISGESLPVPKQPGDKITGGAINGEGRLLVRTQALGAETVLARIIRLVEDAQAAKAPIQKLVDKISQVFVPVVLILALATLIGWWLYGAPLETALINAVAVLVIACPCALGLATPTAIMAGTGVAARHGILIKDAEALERAHEVSTVVFDKTGTLTSGTPRIAHLAALDGNEDTLLSLAGALQRGSEHPLAKAVLDACSERGLTVPDISESQSLTGRGIAGSLDGRRLALGNQRLLEELGLTSGSLGESAQAWEAEGRTLSWLIEQGAAPRVLGLFAFGDTLKPGASAAVQALNQRDITSHLLTGDNRGSAQVVAQALGIANVHAQVLPADKAAIVQALKKNAVVAMVGDGINDAPALAAADIGIAMGGGTDVAMHAAGITLMRGDPRLVPAALDISRKTYAKIRQNLFWAFVYNLIGIPLAAFGWLNPVLAGAAMALSSVSVVSNALLLKFWTPKHLEDKR
- the cueR gene encoding Cu(I)-responsive transcriptional regulator, whose translation is MNIGQAARQSGLSAKMIRYYESIGLLRAAHRTDSGYRIYGTDDLHTLAFIKRSRDLGFSLEEVSKLLTLWQDRERASADVKALARQHIDELNQKIRELAELRDTLQDLVEHCQGDHRPDCPILKELASGSC